Sequence from the Exiguobacterium aurantiacum genome:
TTTCACTCGCATCTGGGCCCATAACGGGATGAGCATAATCAGTGCAAGATAGAAAATATAGCCACCTAATGACATGTTCTCTATCACCTCTGCGTGTATTTGATAATCTGATTTTACATTCTTATGAACTTATTATCAAGCGAAGTGCGCAGGATGATGTGGTATCCCATAAAAAAACATAATCCCGTCAACCAGAACGACCCGTAGCCGATCCAGGCGATATGTTCGGCGAGTGACGGATAGCGGGGCCATTGCCCGAGCACGTAATCGACGACGTCGTTATGGATGACCCAGACGAGCGTCAAGACGAACGAACGGACCGTCCACGTCATGAATGGCGCGTATAATAGCGCCTGGAACGCCATCGCCCCGTGTGACACCATCAGCATGACAGCCATGAGCACGGTGAACGTCTCCGCATCCGGACCGAGTTCCCGTAAGAACAAGATGTTCATGACGACGGCCCACACCCCATATTTGATGAGCGTGACGAAGGCGAGCGTCTCCATGAGGGGCGACTTTTTTCCGGCGATCCATAAGCCGAGCACGACCGTGAAGAAGAGCGAGGCCGTCGGGCTGTCCGGTACGAACGGCCAGTAGAGGAGCGGAGTGTCACGGAGCTGCGGCTCATACCAGACGTACCCGTAAATCGTGCCGAGCAGGTTGATGATGAACAAGAGCACTAAGACGATCCGATGCGTGAGGATTGGGCGTATCATATGTATCATTCGAGTATTCATCCTTTTTTATGTTAATTGTAACGTAAGCGACCCAAAGTAAAAAGAAGCGTGACCCGTTGGACGGGCCACGCTTCTTGAACCAATGGCTTATTGGTTGTTTTCGCCGCCTTCACCGTATGACGCGATGAATTCAGACATGGCTTGGAGGTCCTCATCCGAACCATCCCATTGCCCGGCTGGCATCGTTCCGATACCGTTGACCGCGATATCCGCAATCTCTTCGGCCGTGTAAGCTGTTCCGATAAGACCTGGAGCGGCTGCGCCGCCTTCAAGGTTCTGACCGTGACAGTTCACACAAGACTGGGCCGCATAAATCTCGTAACCTGGTGCGGCCGTATCGATTTCTGGGCCTTCGCCTGGTACTTGAAGAATCCCTTGCTCGTGAACTTGATCCCAATGCGTCGTTTGAACCGACTCCCACGTCAAGTAGAAGA
This genomic interval carries:
- a CDS encoding DUF1405 domain-containing protein, coding for MIHMIRPILTHRIVLVLLFIINLLGTIYGYVWYEPQLRDTPLLYWPFVPDSPTASLFFTVVLGLWIAGKKSPLMETLAFVTLIKYGVWAVVMNILFLRELGPDAETFTVLMAVMLMVSHGAMAFQALLYAPFMTWTVRSFVLTLVWVIHNDVVDYVLGQWPRYPSLAEHIAWIGYGSFWLTGLCFFMGYHIILRTSLDNKFIRM